In the genome of Coregonus clupeaformis isolate EN_2021a chromosome 1, ASM2061545v1, whole genome shotgun sequence, one region contains:
- the LOC121583410 gene encoding transmembrane protein 178A has translation MMKPCKPVLIRRSEVEGVTDASLAKSSNVDARRMEKQTLVTAISLSMSLASLALLITAIMTDHWYETDTTRHRQNCDQFGPDANDQKNRRMPIYHLPLMDSSNPRRNQALLRAIHVGSREEELLENWRSILGMGILETECGRPLFSTYSGLWRKCYYLGKDRDIDNLIAKGIAQRCITIKYHFSQPIRLRNIPLNLTRTIQQDEWHLLHLRRITAGFLGMAAAVLLCGCIVASVSFAWEKSLTQHVSGLLFLMAGIFCTISLCTYAANVSYDLARVPPFIYGLPADVEHGYSRSSFCAWLSLGLTVASGCLCTTFPILSHSGGKAQQGKRKAAPIDCV, from the exons ATGATGAAGCCCTGCAAGCCCGTGTTGATAAGGAGGAGTGAAGTGGAAGGAGTGACGGATGCTTCCCTGGCCAAATCTTCAAATGTTGATGCCCGCAGGATGGAGAAACAGACCTTGGTGACGGCTATCAGTTTGTCCATGAGCCTGGCATCACTGGCACTTCTCATCACCGCTATCATGACCGACCACTGGTACGAGACGGACACTACACGGCACAGGCAGAACTGCGACCAGTTCGGGCCGGACGCCAACGACCAGAAGAACCGGCGGATGCCCATTTATCACCTGCCCCTGATGGACAGCAGCAATCCTCGGAGGAACCAGGCGCTGCTCCGGGCGATCCACGtcgggagtagagaggaggagctcCTGGAAAACTGGAGGTCAATTTTGGGAATGGGAATTTTAGAAACGGAATGCGGTCGCCCTCTTTTCTCCACTTACTCTGGACTTTGGAGGAAATGTTATTATCTAGGAAAGGACAGGGACATCGACAACCTCATTGCCAAGG GTATAGCCCAGCGATGCATCACCATCAAGTACCATTTCTCCCAGCCAATCCGGCTCCGCAACATCCCGCTCAACTTGACCCGCACCATCCAGCAGGATGAGTGGCACCTCTTAC ACCTGCGACGGATCACGGCAGGGTTTCTGGGTATGGCAGCAGCCGTTCTGTTGTGTGGCTGCATCGTGGCGTCTGTCAGCTTTGCCTGGGAGAAGAGTCTCACTCAGCATGTCTCTGGGCTGCTCTTTCTAATGGCAG GGATCTTCTGCACTATCTCCCTGTGTACCTACGCGGCCAACGTGTCCTACGACCTGGCCAGGGTCCCTCCCTTCATCTACGGGCTGCCCGCGGACGTGGAGCATGGCTACAGCAGGTCCAGCTTCTGTGCCTGGCTCAGTCTAGGGCTGACAGTGGCGTCTGGATGCCTGTGCACCACCTTCCCCATCCTCAGCCATAGCGGCGGCAAAGCCCAGCAGGGCAAGAGAAAGGCTGCCCCCATCGACTGTGTTTGA